Proteins found in one Acidobacteriota bacterium genomic segment:
- the lpdA gene encoding dihydrolipoyl dehydrogenase — MANEYDVIIIGAGTGGYVAAIRAAQLGLKTAVVERQPSLGGTCLNWGCIPTKALLEHAHALKVAQDWKEWGLTLGQAAVGVDMNQVQARKDKIVKGLTKGIEFLFKKNTIDWIKGTGQLTGKGGVEVVDGDKQSLRAKKEIIVATGSAPRSVPGVGIDRKRIITSDEAVGLRQVPRSMAILGSGAVGVEFASIFRRFGSDVTLIELLPRIVPIEDEAISAELEKSFRKQGIKVLTGTKVTKAAPGAAGVDLEAQTPDGKTQKISVEYLLVATGRGPVTDKLGAAEAGLQLERGYVKVDGQYRTGVAGVSAIGDVITFAKPGHPQLAHVSSAEGINVAERIAGGEQAVRAINYDQVPGCTYCDPEIGSVGLTEAEAKRRGYDVRVGTFPFFVLGRAKIAGETEGFVKIVAERKYDEILGVHMIGPRATELVAEATMALRLECTVEELIRTIHAHPTMAEAVGEAAHATHGAAIHM; from the coding sequence TTGGCGAACGAATACGACGTGATCATCATTGGAGCGGGCACCGGCGGCTACGTGGCCGCCATCCGTGCCGCCCAGCTCGGGCTCAAGACCGCCGTCGTCGAGCGGCAGCCATCGCTCGGCGGCACGTGCCTGAACTGGGGCTGCATCCCCACCAAGGCGCTGCTGGAGCACGCCCACGCGCTGAAAGTCGCGCAGGACTGGAAGGAGTGGGGCCTCACGCTCGGCCAGGCGGCCGTCGGCGTGGACATGAACCAGGTCCAGGCCCGCAAGGACAAGATCGTGAAGGGACTCACCAAGGGGATCGAGTTCCTGTTCAAGAAGAACACGATCGACTGGATCAAGGGCACGGGGCAGCTCACCGGCAAGGGGGGCGTCGAGGTCGTCGACGGCGACAAACAGTCGCTTCGCGCGAAGAAGGAAATCATCGTGGCGACCGGATCGGCGCCGCGGAGCGTCCCCGGCGTCGGGATCGATCGCAAGCGGATCATCACGAGCGACGAGGCCGTTGGCCTGCGGCAGGTGCCCAGGTCGATGGCCATCCTGGGCAGCGGTGCCGTGGGCGTCGAGTTCGCATCGATCTTCCGCCGCTTCGGCAGCGACGTCACGCTCATCGAGCTGCTCCCGCGCATCGTGCCGATCGAGGACGAAGCGATCTCCGCCGAGCTCGAGAAATCGTTCAGGAAGCAGGGGATCAAGGTGCTGACCGGCACGAAGGTCACCAAGGCCGCGCCGGGCGCCGCCGGTGTCGACCTGGAGGCGCAGACGCCTGACGGGAAGACTCAGAAGATCAGCGTCGAGTACCTTCTCGTGGCCACCGGGCGTGGGCCGGTCACCGACAAGCTGGGCGCCGCCGAGGCCGGGCTGCAGCTCGAGCGCGGGTACGTGAAGGTGGACGGGCAGTACCGCACCGGCGTTGCCGGGGTCTCCGCCATCGGCGACGTGATCACGTTCGCCAAGCCGGGCCACCCGCAGCTCGCGCACGTGTCGTCGGCCGAGGGGATCAACGTCGCCGAGCGAATTGCCGGCGGCGAGCAGGCCGTGCGCGCGATCAATTACGACCAGGTTCCCGGCTGCACGTACTGCGATCCCGAGATCGGCAGCGTGGGTCTCACCGAGGCCGAAGCGAAGAGGCGCGGCTACGACGTCCGGGTGGGGACGTTCCCGTTCTTCGTGCTGGGCCGCGCGAAGATCGCGGGGGAGACGGAAGGATTCGTGAAGATCGTCGCCGAGAGGAAGTACGACGAGATTCTCGGCGTGCATATGATCGGGCCGCGCGCCACCGAGCTGGTCGCGGAGGCCACGATGGCGCTTCGGCTCGAGTGCACGGTGGAGGAGCTGATTCGCACGATCCACGCGCATCCGACGATGGCCGAAGCGGTGGGCGAAGCCGCGCACGCGACGCACGGCGCGGCGATACATATGTGA
- a CDS encoding alpha-ketoacid dehydrogenase subunit beta produces MAVVTYLEAIRQALFEEMARDERVFVLGEDVGAYGGAFKVTEGLQEQFGEHRVIDTPIAEAAIVGSAIGAAYMGMRPVAELQFIDFISACFDMLTNFAAKSRYRTGAGVPIVVRGPIGGGVGGGPFHSLNPEAFFLNTPGIKMVEPATPADAKGLLKAAIRDEDPVLFFEHKFLYRRLKEDVPEGDAAIVPIGRAAVRREGSDATIVTFGAMVQTALEAAKQLEHEGVGVEIVDLRTLAPIDRETVLASVAKTSRVLLLHEATLTGGIGGELAAIVAEEGFEYLDAPIARLGSVDAPVPYAPPLEAAFLPSAAKVVERVKALVKY; encoded by the coding sequence GTGGCGGTCGTGACATACCTCGAAGCGATCCGGCAGGCGCTCTTCGAGGAGATGGCGCGTGACGAGCGTGTGTTCGTGCTCGGCGAGGACGTCGGCGCGTACGGCGGCGCGTTCAAGGTGACCGAGGGACTGCAGGAGCAGTTCGGCGAGCATCGCGTGATCGACACGCCCATCGCGGAAGCCGCGATCGTCGGCTCGGCCATCGGCGCGGCCTACATGGGCATGAGACCGGTGGCGGAGCTGCAGTTCATCGACTTCATCAGCGCGTGCTTCGACATGCTGACGAACTTCGCCGCGAAAAGCCGCTACCGGACCGGCGCCGGGGTGCCCATCGTCGTCCGCGGGCCGATTGGCGGCGGCGTCGGCGGCGGCCCGTTTCACTCGTTGAACCCCGAAGCGTTCTTCCTGAACACACCGGGGATCAAGATGGTCGAGCCGGCGACGCCCGCAGACGCGAAGGGACTGCTCAAGGCGGCAATCAGGGACGAAGACCCTGTCCTGTTCTTCGAGCACAAGTTCCTTTACCGGCGCCTGAAGGAAGACGTGCCGGAAGGGGACGCCGCCATCGTGCCGATTGGCAGGGCGGCCGTCAGACGCGAAGGCAGCGACGCGACGATCGTGACCTTCGGCGCGATGGTGCAGACCGCGCTCGAAGCGGCGAAACAGCTGGAGCACGAGGGCGTCGGCGTCGAGATCGTCGATCTCCGAACGCTTGCACCGATCGACCGCGAGACCGTGCTGGCATCCGTGGCGAAGACCAGCCGCGTGTTGCTCCTGCACGAGGCGACGCTGACCGGCGGGATCGGCGGCGAGCTGGCGGCGATCGTCGCCGAGGAAGGTTTCGAGTACCTCGACGCGCCGATCGCGCGGCTCGGCTCGGTCGACGCCCCGGTGCCCTACGCGCCGCCGCTCGAGGCAGCGTTCCTGCCGAGCGCCGCGAAGGTTGTGGAGCGGGTCAAGGCCTTGGTGAAATACTAG
- a CDS encoding Crp/Fnr family transcriptional regulator — MDRRATRDSVAGVSSKTSAKPVPTFAANLLLATLQSEERDRLAAKMDCVEFSPGQILCDAGDGSPYTYFPTSGLTSILAVTPGGDAVGLAAVGNEGAIGWPLTFSGREPACRVVAEVTGRAHRIRSDALRAASTRRGALQSVLLAHTQHVMAQISQSVVCQRFHTAPERLARWLLAVCDHTRSNRLRLTQVGIARVLGIHRTGVTAAASELKLAGVIWYQHGRVVILNRKRLEREACDCYRAHAPIRDSTLLSPL; from the coding sequence ATGGACAGGCGCGCCACGCGCGACAGCGTGGCCGGGGTGAGCAGCAAGACGTCCGCGAAGCCGGTGCCGACCTTCGCGGCAAACCTGCTGCTGGCGACGCTCCAGAGCGAGGAACGTGATCGGCTGGCGGCCAAGATGGACTGCGTGGAGTTCTCGCCGGGTCAGATCCTGTGCGACGCCGGCGACGGGTCGCCTTACACGTATTTCCCGACAAGCGGGCTCACATCAATCCTCGCGGTGACGCCCGGCGGCGATGCCGTCGGGCTCGCCGCTGTCGGCAACGAAGGCGCGATTGGATGGCCTCTGACGTTTTCTGGCCGGGAGCCGGCGTGCCGGGTTGTCGCGGAGGTGACGGGAAGGGCGCACCGGATCCGATCCGACGCTCTGCGCGCTGCCTCCACGCGACGAGGCGCTCTTCAGAGCGTGCTGCTGGCCCACACGCAGCACGTCATGGCGCAGATCTCCCAGTCTGTCGTCTGTCAGCGGTTCCACACCGCGCCCGAACGACTGGCGCGCTGGCTTCTGGCCGTGTGCGATCACACGCGCTCCAACCGGCTCAGGCTGACGCAGGTGGGCATTGCTCGCGTGCTGGGAATCCATCGTACTGGCGTCACGGCCGCGGCTTCTGAGCTGAAGCTGGCGGGCGTGATCTGGTATCAGCACGGGCGCGTCGTCATACTCAACCGGAAGCGACTGGAGCGAGAGGCGTGTGACTGCTACCGGGCACACGCGCCGATTCGAGATTCCACCCTGCTGTCGCCGCTCTGA
- a CDS encoding 2-oxo acid dehydrogenase subunit E2 — MASDVLMPQMGESIAEGTIVRWIKKVGDTVDRDEPLFEISTDKVDAEIPSPAAGVLLEINVKEGETVAVNSVVAKIGAAGEKASPAPAAATPPPAGGTAATEPARAAAAAATGTPAPSNGGGALTKEELRRQKSSPLVRRIAAEHNIDIRSLSGTGISGRVTKKDILGYIESGARPSPAPGAPPRPAPSPATPAFGPGERVEIVPMSVMRKKIAEHMVLSAHTSPHVYSVYEVDFHRISKLRAARKGEYERLGANLTFTAFIAKAAIDALRQHPIVNSSVDGDNIVYKKDINLGIAVALDAGLIVPVIRDADERNLLGLARAINDLSSRARSKQLKPDEVQGGTFTITNPGIFGAVYGLPLINQPQAAILGVGSIEKRAVVVDDAIAIRPTCHLTLGYDHRIIDGADAGRFLAYLKERLENFDEGWI; from the coding sequence ATGGCAAGCGACGTCCTCATGCCCCAGATGGGCGAGTCCATCGCCGAGGGCACCATCGTCCGGTGGATCAAGAAAGTCGGCGACACCGTTGACCGCGACGAGCCGCTGTTCGAGATCTCGACCGACAAGGTGGATGCGGAGATCCCCTCGCCGGCGGCGGGCGTGCTCCTCGAGATCAATGTGAAGGAAGGGGAGACGGTTGCCGTCAACTCGGTCGTGGCCAAGATCGGCGCTGCCGGGGAAAAGGCTTCGCCGGCGCCGGCCGCGGCGACACCGCCGCCTGCGGGCGGCACGGCGGCCACCGAGCCGGCGCGCGCGGCCGCCGCGGCGGCCACAGGCACGCCCGCCCCGTCGAACGGCGGCGGCGCGTTGACGAAGGAAGAGCTGCGCCGTCAGAAATCCTCGCCGCTGGTCCGCCGCATTGCCGCCGAACACAACATCGACATCCGGTCGCTCTCGGGCACGGGCATCAGCGGCCGCGTCACGAAGAAAGACATCCTCGGCTACATCGAATCAGGCGCCCGTCCCTCGCCCGCGCCCGGCGCGCCGCCGCGACCCGCTCCTTCGCCCGCCACGCCTGCGTTCGGTCCCGGCGAGCGCGTCGAGATCGTGCCGATGTCCGTCATGCGGAAGAAGATTGCCGAGCACATGGTGCTCAGCGCGCACACCTCGCCGCATGTGTACTCGGTCTATGAGGTGGACTTCCATCGCATCTCGAAGCTGCGGGCGGCCAGAAAGGGGGAATACGAGCGCCTCGGCGCAAATCTCACCTTTACCGCGTTCATCGCGAAAGCCGCGATCGACGCGCTGCGGCAGCATCCGATCGTCAATTCTTCGGTGGACGGCGACAACATCGTCTACAAGAAAGACATCAACCTGGGGATCGCCGTCGCGCTGGACGCGGGCCTGATCGTGCCGGTCATCAGGGATGCCGACGAGCGGAACCTGCTCGGCCTCGCGCGCGCGATCAACGACCTCTCGTCGCGAGCGCGGTCCAAGCAGCTGAAGCCGGACGAGGTGCAGGGCGGAACCTTTACGATTACGAACCCGGGCATCTTCGGCGCGGTGTACGGGCTGCCGCTCATCAACCAGCCGCAGGCGGCCATCCTTGGCGTCGGCTCGATCGAAAAACGCGCGGTCGTGGTCGACGATGCGATCGCCATCCGGCCGACGTGTCACCTGACGCTCGGCTACGACCAC
- a CDS encoding SBBP repeat-containing protein: MSESRDTFGRAGAILLAAAMLVCPARAARAQLTPPPAGEPTPCMDHGMNITFATAVGVDNRGYTYVTGGKRLNDEASGASRGSAFVTIKYSPDGDEVWSRSHQDAFGCFDHARALATDRAGNVYVTGTVWLAGNNSAGSSVDQPRRAYATIKYDANGTLQWAARYLIDGDQKNEPLAIALDHHGGVYVTGQSYGGQGTPRLAIATVKYDVESGEQLWAARYTGDRGVLGVSGMTFSAGALYVAATTCAQVTARGNCSDFAYEALSYDTSGALQWTARYQNGAGFASWATGLAADRAGNLYVTGASCSTPYSFDDEGDVARAGCDEADYATVKISASGTTSWIARYHGASSGNYVPQAIAVDEGGNVYVSGSGAREDQGFHTIAYDRNGRQSWAAVFEGTSYAAPRAIAVDSRGRAYVAGLVVRGFNGHFALVAYDSRGSQLWNHQVQGPDRTRDWTAAAAAIDRQGRLRVTGGTMDILDWGVVNSWYLTNMYTADGDLLWTRDF, from the coding sequence ATGAGCGAATCAAGAGACACGTTCGGCCGCGCCGGCGCGATCCTGCTGGCCGCGGCGATGCTGGTGTGCCCGGCACGGGCGGCCCGCGCGCAGCTCACACCGCCGCCCGCCGGCGAGCCAACGCCCTGCATGGACCACGGCATGAATATCACCTTCGCGACCGCCGTCGGCGTGGACAACCGCGGCTACACGTACGTGACGGGCGGCAAGAGATTGAACGACGAGGCATCGGGCGCCTCGCGTGGTTCCGCATTTGTGACGATCAAATATTCCCCGGACGGTGACGAGGTGTGGTCCCGATCGCATCAGGACGCGTTCGGGTGCTTCGATCACGCCCGGGCGCTCGCGACCGACCGTGCCGGGAATGTCTACGTGACCGGAACCGTGTGGCTCGCCGGGAACAATTCTGCCGGCTCATCCGTCGATCAGCCGAGGCGGGCGTACGCGACGATCAAGTACGACGCGAACGGGACGCTCCAGTGGGCGGCCCGCTATCTCATCGACGGAGACCAGAAGAACGAGCCGCTCGCGATCGCTCTCGACCACCATGGAGGCGTCTACGTCACGGGACAGAGTTACGGCGGCCAGGGCACCCCGCGCCTCGCGATCGCAACGGTCAAGTACGACGTTGAAAGCGGCGAGCAGCTATGGGCGGCCCGCTATACCGGCGACCGGGGGGTCCTGGGCGTCAGCGGCATGACGTTCAGCGCCGGTGCTCTGTATGTGGCCGCCACGACCTGCGCGCAAGTCACCGCGAGAGGAAACTGCTCGGACTTTGCGTACGAGGCGCTGAGCTACGACACGTCCGGCGCGTTGCAGTGGACGGCGCGGTATCAGAACGGTGCCGGTTTCGCGAGCTGGGCGACCGGCCTGGCGGCCGACCGGGCGGGCAACCTCTACGTGACCGGGGCCAGCTGCTCTACGCCTTACTCCTTCGACGATGAAGGCGATGTCGCGCGTGCCGGATGCGACGAGGCGGATTACGCGACCGTCAAGATCAGCGCGAGCGGCACAACGAGCTGGATCGCCCGGTATCACGGCGCTTCATCGGGGAACTACGTGCCTCAGGCGATCGCCGTCGACGAGGGAGGAAATGTGTACGTGAGCGGGTCCGGCGCGCGCGAGGATCAGGGTTTTCACACGATTGCGTACGACCGGAACGGCCGGCAGTCGTGGGCTGCGGTGTTCGAGGGCACGTCATACGCGGCGCCCAGGGCGATAGCCGTGGATTCCCGCGGCCGGGCGTATGTCGCAGGTCTGGTGGTCCGTGGATTCAACGGGCATTTCGCGCTGGTCGCCTACGACAGCCGCGGGAGCCAACTCTGGAACCACCAGGTCCAGGGACCCGATCGCACGAGAGACTGGACGGCGGCTGCCGCGGCGATTGACAGGCAGGGGCGTCTCCGGGTGACCGGCGGCACGATGGACATACTGGATTGGGGTGTTGTCAATTCCTGGTACCTCACGAACATGTACACCGCTGACGGCGATCTTCTCTGGACACGCGACTTCTAG
- a CDS encoding thiamine pyrophosphate-dependent dehydrogenase E1 component subunit alpha yields MYGFVRLTRDVEERLTILFRQSKVIGGLYRSLGQEGESVAAAYALEATDAVLPLIRNLGALITMGVRPRDIFAQYMAKGPSPSRGRDLNIHFTHLPHPGAKEPVLVGPISMLGTSIPVAAGIALAAKMRGERRVSLVFIGDGAMSTGTFHEGMNFAAVQKLPMVVIAEDNKYAYSTPTSKQFAVPSIDQRAASYGVPHEMVDGNDMPAVYAAVKDAVDRARAGRGPALIGVDTMRMSGHAQHDDMRYVPKALLDEWAKKDPVTRFRARLVEQGIATGAALDGIDRRMKRYAADEADLAEQMPMPDPAEVAAGVYHGDHSAPRVEIVRQWRS; encoded by the coding sequence ATGTACGGCTTCGTACGCCTGACGCGGGACGTGGAGGAGCGGCTCACGATCCTCTTCCGGCAGAGCAAAGTCATCGGCGGCCTCTATCGCAGCCTCGGACAGGAAGGGGAGTCGGTCGCCGCGGCGTACGCGCTCGAGGCGACCGATGCGGTGCTGCCGCTCATCCGCAACCTCGGCGCCCTCATCACGATGGGCGTGCGCCCGCGCGACATCTTCGCCCAGTACATGGCCAAGGGCCCTTCGCCGAGCCGCGGCCGCGACTTGAACATCCATTTCACGCATCTCCCGCATCCTGGCGCGAAGGAGCCGGTGCTCGTCGGGCCGATCAGCATGCTGGGCACGTCGATTCCCGTCGCCGCCGGGATCGCGCTGGCGGCGAAGATGCGCGGCGAGCGCCGGGTGTCGCTCGTGTTCATCGGCGATGGCGCCATGAGCACGGGCACGTTCCACGAAGGCATGAACTTCGCCGCCGTGCAGAAGCTGCCGATGGTCGTGATCGCCGAGGACAACAAGTACGCCTACTCGACGCCGACATCGAAGCAATTCGCCGTACCGTCGATCGACCAGCGCGCCGCCTCGTACGGCGTGCCTCACGAGATGGTGGACGGCAACGACATGCCTGCCGTGTACGCGGCGGTGAAGGACGCGGTGGATCGCGCTCGCGCCGGCCGGGGGCCGGCGCTGATCGGCGTGGACACGATGCGGATGAGCGGGCACGCGCAGCACGACGACATGCGCTACGTCCCGAAGGCGCTGCTGGACGAGTGGGCGAAGAAGGATCCCGTTACGCGCTTCCGCGCGCGGCTCGTCGAGCAGGGGATTGCCACCGGGGCTGCGCTCGACGGGATCGACCGCCGGATGAAGCGATACGCCGCCGACGAGGCGGACCTCGCCGAGCAGATGCCGATGCCGGACCCCGCGGAAGTCGCGGCCGGAGTGTACCACGGCGATCACTCCGCCCCCAGAGTGGAGATCGTGCGCCAGTGGCGGTCGTGA
- a CDS encoding radical SAM protein, with product MQPSMFNVQVPLSDGPGVFLMNTFSDAQAIVPGEVAALLDRLGEVDVATLPFDERQALHELAENGFVVEDRARELRAVEAYFREVRESSDVLRVTVLTTLQCNFACGYCYQGDHGDWNRFAETMSLETAAQVAGWIERRLDAVRPRKFALMFFGGEPLLNLPAAYDLAERTSAAARARGVEMTISLITNGLLLTRAIVERLLPHGLTGIKVTLDGDRDTHNRLRPLRGGQGTFDRIVRNVREVADLCSISIGGNFDEESVDSYPALLEFLRGQDFAGRIAKVAFKPIVRSPSVAAQAPGRPGQASTGARAPKGFIPLTPVGASGRPGDAGRPLGGTCMTVAGTGAAKGCDGCNLLDEKTSWLREETKRHGFRTVDGVHMGPCDIHRNESHTIGPDGSLYACPGFTGDRRQSVGHIDGRQDGSHARTSSAFERLAAWKECRDCAFIPVCAGGCTVAAHAEFGDINKPNCHKKSFEEGVAAMAREAASTVLAPALAS from the coding sequence ATGCAGCCATCGATGTTCAACGTCCAGGTGCCTCTGTCCGACGGCCCCGGCGTGTTCCTGATGAACACGTTCTCGGATGCGCAGGCGATCGTGCCGGGCGAGGTCGCCGCCCTGCTCGATCGCCTCGGGGAGGTGGACGTCGCGACGCTGCCGTTCGACGAGCGGCAGGCGCTGCACGAACTGGCCGAGAACGGCTTCGTGGTCGAGGATCGAGCGCGGGAACTCCGGGCGGTTGAGGCGTACTTTCGCGAGGTGCGCGAGTCCTCCGACGTGCTCCGGGTCACGGTCCTCACCACCTTGCAGTGCAATTTCGCGTGCGGCTACTGCTACCAGGGAGATCACGGCGACTGGAACCGGTTTGCCGAGACGATGTCGCTCGAGACGGCGGCGCAGGTGGCCGGCTGGATCGAGCGGCGGCTGGACGCCGTGCGGCCGAGGAAATTCGCGCTGATGTTTTTCGGCGGGGAGCCGCTGCTGAATCTGCCGGCGGCCTATGACCTGGCGGAGCGGACGAGCGCGGCCGCGCGCGCGCGCGGCGTGGAGATGACGATCAGCCTCATCACCAACGGCCTGCTGCTCACGCGCGCGATCGTCGAGCGGTTGCTCCCCCACGGCCTGACCGGCATCAAGGTCACGCTCGACGGCGACCGTGACACGCACAACCGCCTGCGCCCGCTCCGCGGCGGCCAGGGCACGTTCGACCGCATCGTCCGCAACGTGCGCGAGGTGGCTGACCTCTGTTCGATCTCCATCGGCGGCAACTTCGACGAGGAGTCGGTGGACAGCTATCCGGCGCTGCTCGAGTTCCTGCGCGGGCAGGACTTCGCCGGGCGCATCGCGAAGGTGGCGTTCAAACCGATCGTCCGCTCCCCGAGTGTCGCGGCGCAGGCTCCGGGAAGGCCGGGGCAGGCGTCGACAGGCGCCAGGGCGCCGAAGGGGTTCATCCCGCTCACGCCGGTGGGCGCGTCGGGCAGGCCGGGCGATGCGGGCAGGCCGCTCGGGGGCACCTGCATGACGGTGGCCGGGACCGGCGCCGCGAAGGGATGCGACGGCTGCAACCTGCTCGACGAGAAGACGTCGTGGCTGCGCGAAGAGACGAAGCGCCACGGGTTCCGCACGGTGGACGGCGTGCACATGGGGCCGTGCGACATCCACCGCAACGAGTCGCACACCATCGGGCCCGATGGTTCGCTCTACGCGTGCCCCGGCTTCACCGGCGATCGCCGCCAGTCGGTGGGGCACATCGACGGCCGACAGGACGGCTCGCACGCGCGGACCTCATCGGCATTCGAGCGGCTCGCGGCGTGGAAGGAGTGCCGCGACTGCGCGTTCATCCCGGTGTGCGCCGGCGGGTGCACCGTCGCGGCGCACGCGGAGTTCGGCGACATCAACAAGCCGAACTGTCACAAGAAGAGTTTCGAGGAGGGCGTCGCCGCCATGGCGCGCGAAGCGGCATCCACGGTGCTGGCGCCAGCCCTGGCAAGTTAA
- a CDS encoding sigma-54-dependent Fis family transcriptional regulator translates to MTPRPRNVLIVARDESMRNRIAVALRPDFRSTHAVSGEAALPLMQHEQVDVALVDVDLGGISGLELLRIIRENFNLTEVLMISAIRDVDVIVQAIKGGAFHYITEDFSPEGLRSLVRHACERQELNRQVLALSAQVADQTELDFVVGNSQPMKDIVDLVHKVAKLSATVLVLGESGTGKELIARLLHRESERSEGPFIPVNLAAIPSELVESTLFGHERGAFTGAARQQLGKFELAAGGTLFLDEIGDLRLDLQAKLLRAIQEEEIERVGGAKPIRTDFRLIVATNTDLQKAVKDGRFREDLFFRINVIPMKIPPLRERLEDVPVLARFFFEHFKAKYHRPVEGIAESTLRVLSTYWWPGNVRELQNLIERLVAVSDKDWITDDDLPLEYHFAKLDTNKRAANITLFQEACDTFERNYIIRALERNDWNVTATAKYLGLPLSTLKFKMGKLEIRELARKIRGG, encoded by the coding sequence GTGACCCCCCGCCCCAGGAATGTCCTCATCGTTGCGCGCGACGAGTCGATGCGGAACCGGATCGCCGTCGCGCTGCGGCCGGATTTCCGGTCCACCCATGCCGTGAGCGGCGAGGCCGCGCTGCCGCTGATGCAGCACGAGCAGGTGGACGTGGCGCTGGTGGACGTGGACCTGGGGGGCATCAGCGGGCTGGAGCTGCTGCGGATCATCCGCGAGAACTTCAACCTCACCGAAGTGCTGATGATCTCGGCGATCCGCGACGTGGACGTGATCGTCCAGGCCATCAAGGGAGGCGCGTTCCACTACATCACCGAGGACTTCAGCCCCGAGGGACTTCGCTCGCTGGTCCGGCACGCCTGCGAGCGGCAGGAGCTGAACCGCCAGGTCCTCGCGCTGAGCGCGCAGGTGGCAGACCAGACCGAGCTGGACTTCGTGGTCGGCAACAGCCAGCCGATGAAGGACATCGTCGACCTGGTGCACAAGGTGGCGAAGCTCTCGGCGACGGTGCTGGTGCTCGGCGAGAGCGGCACGGGCAAGGAGCTGATCGCGCGGCTGCTGCACCGAGAGTCGGAGCGATCGGAAGGGCCGTTCATCCCCGTGAACCTGGCGGCGATCCCCTCCGAGCTGGTGGAGAGCACGCTCTTCGGCCACGAGAGGGGGGCGTTCACGGGCGCGGCGCGGCAGCAACTCGGAAAATTCGAGCTTGCCGCGGGCGGCACCCTGTTTCTCGACGAGATTGGCGACCTCAGGCTCGACCTGCAAGCCAAGCTGCTGCGCGCCATCCAGGAGGAAGAGATCGAGCGCGTGGGAGGCGCGAAGCCGATCCGCACCGATTTCCGGCTGATTGTCGCCACCAACACGGATTTGCAGAAGGCCGTCAAGGACGGGCGGTTCCGCGAGGACCTCTTTTTCCGCATCAACGTGATCCCCATGAAGATCCCGCCGCTGCGCGAGCGGCTCGAGGATGTGCCGGTGCTCGCGCGGTTTTTCTTCGAGCACTTCAAGGCGAAGTACCACCGGCCGGTCGAGGGGATCGCCGAGTCAACGCTGCGCGTGCTCTCCACGTACTGGTGGCCGGGGAACGTGCGCGAGCTCCAGAATCTGATCGAGCGGCTCGTCGCCGTGTCCGACAAGGACTGGATCACCGACGACGACCTGCCGCTGGAGTATCACTTCGCCAAGCTGGACACCAACAAGCGGGCGGCGAACATCACGTTGTTCCAGGAAGCGTGCGATACCTTCGAGCGCAACTACATCATCCGCGCGCTCGAGCGGAACGATTGGAACGTGACCGCCACGGCCAAGTACCTCGGCCTGCCTCTGAGCACGTTGAAGTTCAAGATGGGCAAGCTCGAGATTCGCGAGCTGGCCCGGAAGATCCGCGGGGGCTAG
- a CDS encoding proteinase inhibitor I78, with translation MHCRTVLLASVLAASYLTGACREATPSSPSPLTEGGPSQQEASQSGPIPSPPSPNPADPPATGGCDDRKAQWAVAQPASDELLERARVAAGAAAARFLRPDQPVTMEYLGSRLNLTLDARDVVRSVTCG, from the coding sequence ATGCATTGCCGTACGGTCTTACTGGCTAGTGTGCTCGCCGCAAGTTATTTGACGGGCGCGTGTCGCGAAGCGACACCGTCGTCCCCCTCCCCGCTGACTGAAGGAGGACCCTCACAGCAAGAGGCCTCACAGTCCGGGCCGATTCCATCGCCTCCGTCCCCCAATCCCGCGGATCCGCCCGCCACGGGCGGTTGTGATGACAGGAAGGCGCAATGGGCGGTCGCCCAGCCGGCAAGCGATGAACTGCTGGAGCGCGCGCGTGTGGCCGCTGGTGCGGCAGCGGCGCGATTCCTCCGCCCCGATCAGCCCGTCACGATGGAATATCTCGGCTCGCGGTTGAACCTGACGCTCGACGCGCGGGATGTCGTGCGCTCGGTCACCTGCGGGTAG